A stretch of the Thiomicrorhabdus xiamenensis genome encodes the following:
- a CDS encoding type II secretion system protein, whose product MNKRLIKGFSLLEMAIALVVLGILIMSFNTVFKLVFDTDHRVQQIYESQKVQDALETFLAVNSRLPCPDTDDDGYEEFNGLVCSSAEGGLPYNELGIKEWDAWGNLYFYRIISSAANPAGYTNQVCHAASVFGVSGAIDSTDLKICTSTNEVVCDATPDSALCNGGSWDAATVNGDYPPYFSIYTPPANDALTVTADNGDIEDSNVVAVAISWGANGDEAYYYNAANKQCPGSLSANEQENCDGTNTTFVKTTIGLDRDYVIPITLDQAKKAVIASRRFK is encoded by the coding sequence ATGAATAAGCGTTTAATTAAAGGATTTTCGCTGCTTGAAATGGCGATCGCGCTGGTAGTGTTAGGGATATTGATCATGTCTTTTAACACTGTTTTTAAGCTGGTTTTTGATACCGATCATCGCGTGCAGCAGATTTATGAAAGCCAGAAAGTTCAGGATGCTTTGGAAACCTTTCTTGCAGTAAATTCACGACTTCCATGTCCGGATACAGATGATGACGGTTATGAGGAATTTAATGGCCTGGTCTGTAGCAGTGCAGAGGGTGGTTTGCCTTATAATGAATTAGGTATCAAAGAGTGGGATGCGTGGGGGAATTTGTATTTTTACAGAATTATCTCTTCTGCGGCTAATCCAGCGGGTTATACCAATCAAGTTTGTCATGCTGCCAGTGTGTTTGGCGTTTCCGGTGCGATTGATTCTACGGATCTTAAGATATGTACCAGCACAAATGAAGTTGTATGTGATGCGACACCAGATTCTGCGCTTTGTAATGGAGGTTCGTGGGATGCAGCGACTGTGAATGGGGATTATCCTCCATATTTCTCAATCTATACGCCTCCTGCTAATGATGCCTTGACGGTGACGGCCGATAACGGGGATATTGAGGATTCCAACGTAGTTGCTGTAGCGATTTCTTGGGGAGCGAATGGAGACGAGGCTTATTATTACAATGCGGCAAATAAGCAATGTCCTGGTTCGCTGTCTGCGAATGAGCAGGAAAATTGTGACGGTACTAACACGACATTCGTCAAGACAACGATCGGCTTGGACAGAGATTATGTCATTCCCATTACCCTGGACCAGGCTAAAAAAGCAGTGATTGCTTCA